One part of the Aurantibacillus circumpalustris genome encodes these proteins:
- a CDS encoding tRNA threonylcarbamoyladenosine dehydratase, translating into MDTSWMERTTLLVGEKGLEKLNNAHVLIVGLGGVGSYAAEAIGRSGVGKMTIIDGDTVDPTNRNRQLQALSSTHGLNKAHLMGERLKLINPDIELDVIDQFKNPDDMKEFLSQKFSYVIDAIDSISPKLYLLQTAYYNNQRIISSMGAGGKMDPTKIQVVDISQTNTCPMAQYVRKRLRYMNIYKGIKSVYSTEIPAKYSIMKTDGSKYKKSAYGTISYLPAAFGLTCASVVIRDLVGWKEVKTGKKVFS; encoded by the coding sequence ATGGATACAAGTTGGATGGAACGCACCACATTATTAGTTGGTGAAAAAGGATTAGAAAAATTGAATAATGCGCACGTGCTCATAGTTGGCTTAGGAGGTGTGGGCTCATACGCCGCTGAAGCTATTGGTAGAAGCGGCGTCGGAAAAATGACAATAATTGATGGGGATACTGTAGATCCTACCAACCGAAACAGACAATTACAAGCATTAAGTTCAACTCATGGTTTAAATAAAGCGCATTTAATGGGAGAGCGACTTAAATTGATAAATCCCGATATTGAATTAGATGTTATTGATCAATTCAAAAATCCTGACGATATGAAAGAATTTCTTTCTCAAAAATTTTCATATGTGATTGATGCAATCGATAGTATTTCTCCGAAATTATATTTGTTGCAAACTGCTTATTATAACAATCAACGTATTATATCAAGCATGGGTGCAGGCGGCAAAATGGATCCAACCAAAATACAGGTTGTAGATATTTCGCAGACAAATACTTGTCCGATGGCGCAGTATGTTAGAAAACGTTTACGTTACATGAATATTTATAAAGGGATAAAATCTGTTTATAGTACCGAAATTCCTGCCAAATATTCCATTATGAAAACTGATGGCAGCAAATATAAAAAATCTGCGTATGGAACGATCTCTTATTTACCAGCCGCATTCGGACTTACCTGTGCTTCGGTAGTTATTCGTGATCTTGTAGGCTGGAAAGAAGTTAAAACTGGCAAAAAAGTTTTTAGTTAA
- a CDS encoding TatD family hydrolase codes for MFINTHTHTQLYDAKIELVNLNIGAPDKPNYYSYGIHPRYITKETFKSQLEELNIVVHEKRCLAIGECGLDKLCNVDIALQQEVFIEQIKIANKVKKPLIIHCVKAFNELINCLNLNDNKVPVIIHGFNNNENIARILVSQGMYFSFGKALLGYESNAAKAIKNVGRKNFFLETDDADISIKYIYKKATELLGIDEDTIRLQLQSNFENVFNFKLT; via the coding sequence GTGTTTATCAACACACATACTCACACCCAGCTTTACGACGCCAAAATAGAATTGGTAAATCTCAACATTGGAGCACCAGACAAACCAAACTACTATAGTTACGGCATACATCCACGGTACATTACTAAAGAAACTTTTAAGAGTCAATTGGAAGAACTTAATATTGTTGTACACGAAAAACGCTGCCTCGCTATTGGCGAATGCGGACTTGATAAATTATGCAACGTTGACATAGCTCTACAACAGGAAGTATTTATTGAGCAGATAAAAATTGCAAATAAAGTAAAGAAACCACTTATTATCCATTGTGTAAAAGCATTTAATGAACTCATAAATTGTTTGAATTTGAATGATAACAAGGTGCCTGTAATCATTCACGGTTTTAATAACAATGAAAACATTGCTCGAATTCTTGTAAGTCAAGGAATGTACTTTTCTTTCGGTAAGGCCTTGTTAGGTTATGAGTCAAATGCAGCAAAAGCAATAAAAAATGTTGGAAGAAAAAACTTTTTTCTCGAGACGGATGATGCTGATATTTCAATAAAGTACATTTATAAAAAGGCAACGGAGTTACTAGGAATCGATGAAGACACCATCCGGCTGCAGTTGCAAAGCAATTTTGAAAATGTTTTTAACTTTAAACTCACGTAA